The Hydrogenobacter sp. T-2 region GGAAACCATAGAGGTATGCCATTTTCCACAGCTTGCGAAAGCTCAGAGGGAAGATATAGAGGAGTCAATTAGGGTTTTAAAAGAAAGGCTTGAAGCTATAGTCCCTCCGCTAAACCCCCAAAGACCGCCTGACCAAGACTAAGACCTCCGTCGTTAGGTGGAACCTTTTGATGGGTATAAACCCTAAAGCCCGCATTTTCAAGAAGTTCCTTTATCTTGCTTACCAGAGGGTCGTTTTGCATAACGCCGCCAGAAAGGCATACCCTCTCTAAGGAGACCTCCTGAGATACTCTAAGGCATATATGAGCCAAAGTGTTTATGAACCTTGAAACCGCTCTTACATGCTTTCTTTCCTCCATAAGAGCAAGGAACATGGGCTTCCAGTCTATGATGCCATCTTTTAACTCAAAAGGATAAGCGTCCTTCACAGAGTAGTCATACAGGTCTTCAAGCATCATGCTTGCCTGTCCTTCGTAGCTCAAAGTGTGCCTTATGTTAAGCAAGGATGCAACTGCGTCAAAAAGCCTACCGACAGAGCTCGTATAGGGTGAGTTTATACCCCTCTTCCATGCTATGTAAAGGTTCTTAAGCTCTTTTTCCTCAAAGCACCTAAGGGTAGGGAGCTCAAGGTCAAGAGCCTCTTCGTTAAAGAGTTCAAAAAGTATGGAGAGGGCTACCCTTCTTGGTTCTTTTACCGCCCTTTCTCCACCTATGAGCCTAAAGGGTCTGAAATGAAAAAGCCTCATGTAGGAGCTATAATCACATTCTAAAAACTCGCCACCCCAGAGAGTGCCATCCTCACCGTATCCCGTCCCATCCCAAGCTATACCAAGCACCTTACCCCTTAGCTGGTTCTCCGCCATACAAGAGAGAATATGTGCAAAATGGTGCTGGACTTTCACAAGAGGCAGAGCCTTCTCTACACTAAAACCCTCCGCCCACCTTGTGGTTTCATACCTCGGATGCATATCGCATACAACAACCTCTGGCTCAAACTCATAAAGCCTCATAAGGTCAAAAACCATCTCCTCAAAGGCTTTCAAGGTTTCAAGATTTTCCACATCTCCCACATGCTGGCTGATTATCACCCTATCACCAAAGGCAAGGGCAAAGGTGTTTTTTAGCATACCCCCTACCGCAAGAACCTTTCTTTTTAGAGAAAAGGGTAAACCAACAGGCATAGGTGCGTAGCCTCTGGACCTCCTTATAGGCGTGGGAGTCCCGCCAATAACCTTCACCACAGAATCATCGCACCTTCTTTTTATGTCTCTGTTATGAAGCAATAAAAAGTCAGAAAGCTTTGAAAGACCCTTTAGAGCCTCCACGTTATCTATAATTATGGGCTCTTCTGAAAGGTTTCCAGAAGTGGCAACGAGAGGAAAGTCTAAACCTCTCAAGAGAATATGATGCAAAGGTGAGTAGGGAAGAAAAGCTCCAAGCCTTTTTAGACCTGGTGCTACAGAGGGTGCAAGTCCCCCTTTGTATTTTGTCAAAACTATGGGTCTTTCTGGGAGTGTAAGAAGAAGGAGCTCAAGCTCAGAGGGCTCCGTGTATCCCTTGAGCTGTGATAGGTCTCTAAACATGACCGCAAAGGGCTTTTCTTTTCTTCTCTTTCTCTCCCTAAGAAGGCTTACCACCTCCTCCCTTGTGGCATCACACATGAGATGAAACCCTCCCACACCCTTTACCGCAACTATCTTGCCATCTTTTAGTAGCTTCAATGTCAAGGTCAAAGCCTCGTTCCTCTCCGCAATGAGCTTACCCTCTGATGAGTATAGGCTTAGCCATGGACCGCACTCTGGGCATGCGTTAGGCTGAGCATGAAAGCGTCTATTAGAAGGTTCATGGTATTCCCTTTCACATTCATAGCACATTTTGAAAAGCTTCATGGTGGTGTTGGGTCTATCGTAAGGCAAACTCTCTATTATGGTGAACCTTGGTCCACAGTTGGTGCAGTTTATAAAGGGATAGAGGTATCTTCTATCAGAGGGGTCAAAAAGCTCTTTAAGGCAGTCTTCGCATGTGGACATATCTGGAAGCACAAAAACCTCCTTTTGTCCTGTATCTGAGCTCTCTTTTATTTCAAAGTCTGAGTATCCCGCAGGCTGTAGAAAGCTAAAGTCCACAGAATGTATGCGAGCAAGGATAGGCTTTTCTCTGTTTAGCTTTATAAGAAATTCCTCAAGCACTCTCCTTTCCCCCTCTACCTCTATGTATACGCCCCTTGAATCGTTTATCACAAAGCCTCTAAGCCCAAGCTCTTTAGCAAGTCTATAAACAAAAGGTCTAAAACCTACACCTTGAACCGCGCCTTTTATGCTTACGCAAAGCCTTTCAAGCACCATTTAAAATATAGTTGTATGGAACTAAAAAGGATAAAAGAAGCAAGGACTGAGCTTGAAAAACATCTATTATTCCTCGCTTGGTTGTCTGAAGAATTTAGAAGAAGGGGTAAAAATCCCCCTATTCTCGTGGGCGGTAGTGCTGTTGAAATCTATACCTACGGGCACTACATGTCTGGCGATATTGACCTTGTAGGAGATAGAGAAATGGTTAGAGATATATTACTTTCTACTGGCTATTTCAGAGAGTATGGAAGGCTTTTTATATCTGATGAGCTTGAACTTTTTGTAGAGGTTCCCGACTATAGGCTTAGTGGAAGTTATGAAAAGGTCAGAAGGATTAGGACAAAGGAGCTTGAAGGGGATATATATGTTATAGGCTTGGAGGACCTAATCCTTGATAGGCTCTCCGCTTGTAAGTTCTGGAAGAGCGAAGAGGATTGTAGGATGTCTGAATTTCTGATTAGGAAATATCTGGAAGAGCTTGATATAGAATACCTTCAAAATAGGGCGACAGAGCTTGGAGTTTATGAGGAGCTTTACGCTATATTATATCCTTATGAGGGAAATAAACATAAGCCTTGAGGACATAAGGCAAAGATACTACGAAGAAAAGTTAAAGAGGCTTGAAATGGGTTATCCTATCAAGTTTAGAAGGACAAGACCAAGAGACCCTTTTAAGTCAAAGGCTATGGTTGAATGGCTTTTAAGAATAACACCACCTGCAAAGGATATTCTTTCTGGCGAGGCTTTTGATAGGCTTTTTAAGGAGAGGGGTAAATAAGCTCATCCTCAGAAACCTTTAAAACTACTCTTTACTAAAAAGCGGTGCAATCTCAAGAGGATTGGCATACAGCATAGCCCTTATAAAAAGCTCCTCCTGCTTTTCTCTCCATCACAAGAATAACTCTTAAGGAACTCTTTTGGGGTCATTACTGAGATTATAAGCCCTTTGTAGCTCTTCCAAAAATCTTTCAAGCCTTTTCAGAAAGTGGAAAAACTGAACATCTCTTATAGGTTTTATCAACTTCAAAACTTCTCTAATTTCCTCTGGCTTAATATTTTCCGCGAGAGCTACATCAATGGCATCTTCCCAGTCTTCTTGAGTTCCCCTGCGGAGCTTGCTTATTATAAAATCCACAGGAGAAAGCACATACAACTCCGCACCACCCCTTTTCAAAACATTAACCGCTCTATCTCTATATCCTGCAGGTAAAGGCACAACACCCCATCTATCTATGTCTTCACCGTAGTCCGCCCTAATGCCAAGCTCGTCAAGAACAGCCTGAAGCTCCTCTATTTTTCCTTCAAACTCCGTTATCTCAAAATCAATATCCATAGTGCTTTTTGCTTTGTTTACCTTATAGAAACTTAAAGCACTCCTTCCTATGGCTATTAGCTTGCACCTTATCCCTTTCTCAGATAACTTTTCCAACAGCCTTTCGTATACGACCCTCATACCATAACCTCTCCACAAAAGCCCTATAGTATTGATTGAGTTCTTCTTTTGGGATTTGCTTAGGCTCTTTTACCCTCAGAATCTCTTCAAGATAGGCGTTCCGCAAGTTGTATATTTCAAAATCCTTTCTGAAAGTCCAATACCAAGATAGTGCTTTTTCAAGCTCTTGGCTGTCTTGAGGTAAACTCCTTGCGGTTTTTTCATCAAAAAGTGCGTCCAGCCATAGCCTTTTTATGAGCTCAAACTTCGCCATTAGATAAATTATAGCTTTGCACTAAGTTTCCAATTCAAGGCTCTTAAGCAAAAGATCTCTTCCTCCTCTAATTTCTGTGTTTAGCCCACCGCACTTGGGACAGAGGGCGTTTAGCTCTTCCTTTTCAAACTCCTCCATACAGTCAAAGCAGAAAACCTTGAGCTTTTCTATCTGTATGTGAAGCTCCGCATCCCGGGCATGAGTTCCCTCTTTGAAGGTTTCAAAGGCAAGCTGGAGAAGGTGAGGCTCAACGCCAGAGAGGACACCCACAAGAAGCTCAACCTTAAGAACCCTCTTAGCCCCATGAAGGGCTACTTGCTCTTCTATAAGCTCAAAGAGGCTCTGCACTATGGAAAACTCATGCATCAGCAAATCCTTGGAAGTAGCTCGCCAGCAGGTGGCTCTAAAAACCTTTTTGTTCCGTAAGGGGTTCTAAGGACAACCGCTGGTCTGCCCTCTGGCTTGACCGCATAGCCTATAAGGCTGGCTTCTTTTGCCTTTGGATGTTCCCTTAGGACCTCTAAAGCCTTCTCCGCATCTTCTCTCTTTACCGCCAATACAACTCTTCCCTCACAGGCAAGATGGTAAGGCTCTAAGCCCAAGAACTCACATAAACCAAGCACTTCCTGTCTTATAGGAATTTTTTCTTCCTCTACGAGAAAGGAAACCATAGAAGATTGAGCCCATTCATGAAGAACTGCGGATAGCCCTCCTCTCGTTGGGTCTCTCATGGCGTGAACCTCTACACCGCTTTTTAGAAGATGCTCTACCAAGTCCCAAAGAGGTTGGCAATCGCTTCCAAAGTCCTCACCAAATTCAAAGCCTTCCCTTTGGGCAAGCACGCAGGCACCATGGTCTCCTATAGGTCCAGAGACTATTATGACATCGCCTTCCTTTACATTTCTACAGGATAGACCCTCGTATATGACCTCACCAATTCCAGAAGTGCTTATAAAGACGCCATCCGCCTGACCCGAGGGAACAACCTTTGTATCACCTGCCAAAAAGAGCACCCCAACCTCTTCTGCGGTCTGTGCCATACTTTTTACTATCTTCTCCAGCTCTTCGTAGGGGAATCCCTCTTCTATTATGAAGGAGACGGACATATAAAGGGGCTTTGCTCCCATTACCGCAAGGTCGTTCACAGTGCCTGCAACTGCCAACTTTCCTATGTCTCCACCTCTGAAAAAGAGAGGTTTTACGGTAAAGGCGTCTGTGGTGAAGGCTATCTTTGAAGAGAGCTTAACAATAGCAGAGTCCTCAAGGGCGGAGAGGATAGGATTTCCAAGGTATTTCAAGAAAAGCTCCCTTATTAACTTCCAAGTTTCCTGACCACCACCGCCTTCAGAAAGTCTTATCCTCTTCATGGTTCTACCTCAGTGGGTTGTGCATACAGAACACAGGTCAAAACTCCTCAGCACCATCTGAGCATGAAGTTTGCTTTTTAAACCAACCATCGCCTTCTCCGCTACACCAAGAAAGTTTTCACACCTTGGACCAAGGTTCCATTGGGAAGGTGTGATTATTGCATAATCTTGTATAGTTCCATTCCTTACGCTAAGCCTGTGTATGAGTGTGCCTCTTGCCGCCTCCACTATGCCGTATCCTATACCTGTAGCCTTTGAGGGGAATCTTCCAAGGCTTGTAGATTTCTCCTGTAGCACTTCCTTTAACCTCTCTATCCAAAGCTCTATGACTTCAACTATACTCCATACTTCAAGAATCCTTGCCAGCACACGCACCGCAAAGGAATCTTTGAACTCTTTGTGCATACTCTTTACCATAAGGTTTCCCGACATAAGCTGTCTTGCGAGGGGTCCTGTCTCAAAGGGCATGCCTCTGTATCTTACAGGCTTAGTTCCCGAATAAGAGGGTGCATTAAGCTCTTCAATCTGGTCAACCTTCAACCTTCCATGCACTACCCTTTTCATAAAGTAGCCACAGGGAGCATAAAGACCGCCACCGCTTATAAGCCTGTCGTAAGAGCTTCCCAAGGTGAGCAAACCTTCCCTATGGCAAAGCTCAAGGAAAAGCCCAGCATCACCATTGAGCTTCTGCCAGCTTCCTTCCTTTAAACACTTGACAAACTCAGCCTCTTCCATGCCTACCACATAGCTTAGGAAAAAGTGCTTCAGCTCAAGAAGTATCTGCCTAAGGGATGTCAGCTCTTTTACAAAGGGTTCTGAGGTTATGCCACCGGGAATGGCGTAGGAAGAGTGGGGCCACTGACCAGAGAATAGAGCTATTCCCTTTGCTATTTTTGAAGCCATGTTTATAGCTATGTGCCATCTTTCACCTCTAAAGGGCTCGTAAAGACCTCTGAGCCTTTCTTCCAAAAGAATAAAGTCAGGCATCATAAACAGGTAAAACCATTTCACGTGGTTCTGTAGAACTTCAAGGCTTTGTGTTATGTTTCTTACGAGCCTTGCCTTCTCCGTTGGCTTTATACCAAGGGCGTCCTCTATTGCTCTAACTGACGCTATAAGATGTGCATGACCGCATATGCCACAGACCCTCGGTGTTATCACAAGGGCATCCATGTAGTGCCTTCCCACAAGAACCCTCTCTATTCCCCTCATGGAGTTGATGCGTATTCTCGCATCCTCTATAAGCCTATCCTTCCAAAAAAGCTCAAGCCTTGCCTCTCCCTCAACCCTTGGAAGTTCTAAGTTTTCAACCTTCACCCTTTAACCTCTCCGGTGCAAACATCTTGGCAATGCCAGAGAGCATTATGTATCCTCTCTTTGAAACTCCTATGGGAAGCTCCGCAGGAATGCCTGCATACTGCTTTGTCTCCCAAAGACCTAACCTTGGAAAGTCATACTCCGTGCACCCAAAGCAGGGTGTCCCCGCCCTTGTCTTTGAGCTAACCTCGTTCCAAAGTATGGTATTGCAAGAGCTGTAGCTAAGTGGCCCTCTACAGCCAAAGTGATAAAAAAGACATCCCCTCTTTGAACCTAGCTCCTCCGCCTCCACCTTCCATTCAAAGTATTCGTTCCTCGTGCATCCCCAGTGGGTAAGAGAAGAATAAAAGACTTTTGGTCTACCCCACTGGTCAAGCTCTGGCTCCATACCCTCCGCAAGCATAAGCATGGTTCCCACTATCCATTCTGGATGTGCTGGACAGCCAGAGAGGTTTATCACCGGCATACCACCTCTTGACTTAAAATCCTTATCCAGCAGTCCCCTTCTTTCCTTAAACCTATAAGAAAGACCACATACAGTCTCATCCGCAAGAGCTGGGATGTTCCCATAAACCGCACAGTTTCCAACCGCTATCACATATTTGGCAATTTTACACAGCTCTCTTGTTTCTACTTCATCGGTTCTCACCGCACCCTCCACTATGAGTATATCAATACCCTCACCGCTCTTTATAAGCTCTTCAACCGTCTCTTCTTGAGCTTTGAGAGAAAGGCTGGGATGATAAAGAAATTCAAACCTCTTAAAGAGAGTGTGAAGGCTTTCATAGTTCAAAAAAGAGTGTGTATTCCCACAACAGGTAAGCCTCTGAAGCCAGAAAACTCTCATACCAAACTTTTTCTAAAGGCTTTTACCTTAAATCGGAGATATTCAAGCCACTCCTCCATACACTCTCCAGTCTTTGCAGATAGCCTTAGGATATCTATGGAAGGGTTTACCCTTCTGGCAGACCTTATGGCTCTTTCTATGCTGAAGTCCACATATGGCAGGAGGTCTGTTTTTGTTATCACCATTAGCTGTGCATTTCTGAACATAACAGGATACTTCTCTGGCTTGTCATCGCCTTCTACTACAGAGAGAAGAACCACGTTCATGTGAGCTCCCACGTCATAGCTGGCAGGGCAGACAAGGTTTCCCACGTTTTCTATAAAGACTATGTCAAGCTCCGCTAAGGGAAGTTTATGTATTCCCTCATGCACCATAAAGGCATCAAGATGGCAAGCAGAGCCCGTGCTTATCTGCACCGCAGGTGCGCCCTTTGCCCTTATCCTCTGGGCGTCTCTGTCCGTTTCCAAATCTCCTTCTATAACTCCTACTCTTAGGTCTGAAAGGGACTCAATAGTCCTTTCAAGTAGTGAGGTTTTTCCCGCACCCGGTGAAGACATAAGGTTTATGGCAAATACACCATGCTCCTCAAAGTGCTCTCTGTTCTCCTCCGCCTGAAGGTCGTTCCTTTCAAGCACCTTTTTGAAAAGGTTTACCTCTTCTCTATGGCTGTGTTCATGCTTATGGTTTATGGAACATCCACACTCTTGACACATGATTTCCTCCTGAATGGTCATTCATTAAATATAGACCTTTAACGGGCTTCGTCAATCACTGTCAAGAGAATCCCTTTATATTTTATCCTTCTGAACCAAATCCCTTACAGTCTCCACAGCCTTGTCTATTTCCACATCCCACCTTTCTCCCGTGTGCCTGCTTTGAACCTCTACTTTTCCTTCTTTTACCTTTCTGCCTACCACTATCCTGTATGGAAATCCGCACAAGTCCGCATCCGCAAACTTAAAGCCTGGGCTTTGGTCTCTATCGTCGTATATGGTTTCTATACCATGTTCCTGTGCCAGCATATATA contains the following coding sequences:
- a CDS encoding nickel-dependent hydrogenase large subunit translates to MKVENLELPRVEGEARLELFWKDRLIEDARIRINSMRGIERVLVGRHYMDALVITPRVCGICGHAHLIASVRAIEDALGIKPTEKARLVRNITQSLEVLQNHVKWFYLFMMPDFILLEERLRGLYEPFRGERWHIAINMASKIAKGIALFSGQWPHSSYAIPGGITSEPFVKELTSLRQILLELKHFFLSYVVGMEEAEFVKCLKEGSWQKLNGDAGLFLELCHREGLLTLGSSYDRLISGGGLYAPCGYFMKRVVHGRLKVDQIEELNAPSYSGTKPVRYRGMPFETGPLARQLMSGNLMVKSMHKEFKDSFAVRVLARILEVWSIVEVIELWIERLKEVLQEKSTSLGRFPSKATGIGYGIVEAARGTLIHRLSVRNGTIQDYAIITPSQWNLGPRCENFLGVAEKAMVGLKSKLHAQMVLRSFDLCSVCTTH
- the hypA gene encoding hydrogenase maturation nickel metallochaperone HypA; this translates as MHEFSIVQSLFELIEEQVALHGAKRVLKVELLVGVLSGVEPHLLQLAFETFKEGTHARDAELHIQIEKLKVFCFDCMEEFEKEELNALCPKCGGLNTEIRGGRDLLLKSLELET
- a CDS encoding DUF6036 family nucleotidyltransferase, whose translation is MRVVYERLLEKLSEKGIRCKLIAIGRSALSFYKVNKAKSTMDIDFEITEFEGKIEELQAVLDELGIRADYGEDIDRWGVVPLPAGYRDRAVNVLKRGGAELYVLSPVDFIISKLRRGTQEDWEDAIDVALAENIKPEEIREVLKLIKPIRDVQFFHFLKRLERFLEELQRAYNLSNDPKRVP
- the hypB gene encoding hydrogenase nickel incorporation protein HypB, which codes for MCQECGCSINHKHEHSHREEVNLFKKVLERNDLQAEENREHFEEHGVFAINLMSSPGAGKTSLLERTIESLSDLRVGVIEGDLETDRDAQRIRAKGAPAVQISTGSACHLDAFMVHEGIHKLPLAELDIVFIENVGNLVCPASYDVGAHMNVVLLSVVEGDDKPEKYPVMFRNAQLMVITKTDLLPYVDFSIERAIRSARRVNPSIDILRLSAKTGECMEEWLEYLRFKVKAFRKSLV
- the hypE gene encoding hydrogenase expression/formation protein HypE, whose protein sequence is MKRIRLSEGGGGQETWKLIRELFLKYLGNPILSALEDSAIVKLSSKIAFTTDAFTVKPLFFRGGDIGKLAVAGTVNDLAVMGAKPLYMSVSFIIEEGFPYEELEKIVKSMAQTAEEVGVLFLAGDTKVVPSGQADGVFISTSGIGEVIYEGLSCRNVKEGDVIIVSGPIGDHGACVLAQREGFEFGEDFGSDCQPLWDLVEHLLKSGVEVHAMRDPTRGGLSAVLHEWAQSSMVSFLVEEEKIPIRQEVLGLCEFLGLEPYHLACEGRVVLAVKREDAEKALEVLREHPKAKEASLIGYAVKPEGRPAVVLRTPYGTKRFLEPPAGELLPRIC
- the hypF gene encoding carbamoyltransferase HypF; protein product: MLERLCVSIKGAVQGVGFRPFVYRLAKELGLRGFVINDSRGVYIEVEGERRVLEEFLIKLNREKPILARIHSVDFSFLQPAGYSDFEIKESSDTGQKEVFVLPDMSTCEDCLKELFDPSDRRYLYPFINCTNCGPRFTIIESLPYDRPNTTMKLFKMCYECEREYHEPSNRRFHAQPNACPECGPWLSLYSSEGKLIAERNEALTLTLKLLKDGKIVAVKGVGGFHLMCDATREEVVSLLRERKRRKEKPFAVMFRDLSQLKGYTEPSELELLLLTLPERPIVLTKYKGGLAPSVAPGLKRLGAFLPYSPLHHILLRGLDFPLVATSGNLSEEPIIIDNVEALKGLSKLSDFLLLHNRDIKRRCDDSVVKVIGGTPTPIRRSRGYAPMPVGLPFSLKRKVLAVGGMLKNTFALAFGDRVIISQHVGDVENLETLKAFEEMVFDLMRLYEFEPEVVVCDMHPRYETTRWAEGFSVEKALPLVKVQHHFAHILSCMAENQLRGKVLGIAWDGTGYGEDGTLWGGEFLECDYSSYMRLFHFRPFRLIGGERAVKEPRRVALSILFELFNEEALDLELPTLRCFEEKELKNLYIAWKRGINSPYTSSVGRLFDAVASLLNIRHTLSYEGQASMMLEDLYDYSVKDAYPFELKDGIIDWKPMFLALMEERKHVRAVSRFINTLAHICLRVSQEVSLERVCLSGGVMQNDPLVSKIKELLENAGFRVYTHQKVPPNDGGLSLGQAVFGGLAEGL
- a CDS encoding Ni/Fe hydrogenase; translation: MRVFWLQRLTCCGNTHSFLNYESLHTLFKRFEFLYHPSLSLKAQEETVEELIKSGEGIDILIVEGAVRTDEVETRELCKIAKYVIAVGNCAVYGNIPALADETVCGLSYRFKERRGLLDKDFKSRGGMPVINLSGCPAHPEWIVGTMLMLAEGMEPELDQWGRPKVFYSSLTHWGCTRNEYFEWKVEAEELGSKRGCLFYHFGCRGPLSYSSCNTILWNEVSSKTRAGTPCFGCTEYDFPRLGLWETKQYAGIPAELPIGVSKRGYIMLSGIAKMFAPERLKGEG